A genomic region of Magnolia sinica isolate HGM2019 chromosome 6, MsV1, whole genome shotgun sequence contains the following coding sequences:
- the LOC131248051 gene encoding uncharacterized protein LOC131248051 isoform X2 yields MAILQFENSNFLYCQPCIATAEVVAGSAAWLGRGLSCVCAQRRENDARSSFELTPLQEEYLHRLQSRIEVTYDSSKPEHQEALRALWHAAFPEEELRGLISEQWKEMGWQGKDPSTDFRGGGFISLENLLFFAKTFPKSFQDLLRKQEGDRAMWEYPFAVAGVNITFMLIQMLDLQAAKPRTMMGAVFLKLLSENERAFDLLYCITFKLMDQQWLAMHASYMDFNSVMKSTRRQLERELLLEEITRLEDMPSYSLLLR; encoded by the exons ATGGCCATTTTACAATTTGAAAACTCAAATTTTCTTTACTGCCAACCTTGTATTGCTACAGCTGAGGTTGTGGCAGGATCAGCAGCATGGCTTGGAAGAGGCCTTTCTTGTGTTTGTGCTCAAAGAAGAGAGAATGATGCCCGTTCATCGTTTGAACTAACCCCTTTGCAG GAAGAATATTTGCACAGGCTACAGAGCCGCATAGAAGTCACCTATGATAGTTCAAAGCCAGAGCATCAG GAAGCCTTGAGGGCTCTCTGGCATGCTGCTTTTCCTGAAGAAGAACTTCGGGGCTTAATATCTGAACAGTGGAAGGAAATGGGTTGGCAAGGAAAGGACCCATCTACGGATTTCAG GGGTGGTGGTTTCATATCTCTGGAGAACTTATTGTTCTTTGCCAAGACCTTTCCG AAATCCTTCCAGGATCTTCTCCGGAAGCAGGAAGGTGATCGAGCTATGTGGGAGTACCCATTTGCTGTAGCTGGCGTGAACATCACATTCATGCTCATTCAGATGCTTGATCTCCAAGCTG CTAAACCTCGGACAATGATGGGGGCAGTTTTCTTAAAGCTACTTTCGG AAAATGAACGGGCTTTTGATCTTCTGTACTGTATAACATTCAAGTTGATGGATCAGCAATGGCTTGCCATGCATGCTTCATACATGGACTTCAAT TCGGTGATGAAATCCACACGCCGTCAGCTGGAAAGAGAGCTGCTGCTTGAGGAAATCACACGTCTGGAAGACATGCCTTCCTACAGCCTTCTCCTTCGCTAA
- the LOC131248051 gene encoding uncharacterized protein LOC131248051 isoform X1 produces the protein MGDQGGSFVAVRRISQGLERSSGYHSTSAEVVAGSAAWLGRGLSCVCAQRRENDARSSFELTPLQEEYLHRLQSRIEVTYDSSKPEHQEALRALWHAAFPEEELRGLISEQWKEMGWQGKDPSTDFRGGGFISLENLLFFAKTFPKSFQDLLRKQEGDRAMWEYPFAVAGVNITFMLIQMLDLQAAKPRTMMGAVFLKLLSENERAFDLLYCITFKLMDQQWLAMHASYMDFNSVMKSTRRQLERELLLEEITRLEDMPSYSLLLR, from the exons ATGGGCGACCAAGGCGGATCGTTTGTCGCGGTTAGGCGGATCTCACAAGGGCTGGAGCGGAGCAGCGGTTACCATTCCACATCTG CTGAGGTTGTGGCAGGATCAGCAGCATGGCTTGGAAGAGGCCTTTCTTGTGTTTGTGCTCAAAGAAGAGAGAATGATGCCCGTTCATCGTTTGAACTAACCCCTTTGCAG GAAGAATATTTGCACAGGCTACAGAGCCGCATAGAAGTCACCTATGATAGTTCAAAGCCAGAGCATCAG GAAGCCTTGAGGGCTCTCTGGCATGCTGCTTTTCCTGAAGAAGAACTTCGGGGCTTAATATCTGAACAGTGGAAGGAAATGGGTTGGCAAGGAAAGGACCCATCTACGGATTTCAG GGGTGGTGGTTTCATATCTCTGGAGAACTTATTGTTCTTTGCCAAGACCTTTCCG AAATCCTTCCAGGATCTTCTCCGGAAGCAGGAAGGTGATCGAGCTATGTGGGAGTACCCATTTGCTGTAGCTGGCGTGAACATCACATTCATGCTCATTCAGATGCTTGATCTCCAAGCTG CTAAACCTCGGACAATGATGGGGGCAGTTTTCTTAAAGCTACTTTCGG AAAATGAACGGGCTTTTGATCTTCTGTACTGTATAACATTCAAGTTGATGGATCAGCAATGGCTTGCCATGCATGCTTCATACATGGACTTCAAT TCGGTGATGAAATCCACACGCCGTCAGCTGGAAAGAGAGCTGCTGCTTGAGGAAATCACACGTCTGGAAGACATGCCTTCCTACAGCCTTCTCCTTCGCTAA
- the LOC131248051 gene encoding uncharacterized protein LOC131248051 isoform X3: MGDQGGSFVAVRRISQGLERSSGYHSTSAEVVAGSAAWLGRGLSCVCAQRRENDARSSFELTPLQEEYLHRLQSRIEVTYDSSKPEHQEALRALWHAAFPEEELRGLISEQWKEMGWQGKDPSTDFRGGGFISLENLLFFAKTFPKSFQDLLRKQEGDRAMWEYPFAVAGVNITFMLIQMLDLQAAKPRTMMGAVFLKLLSVGDEIHTPSAGKRAAA, encoded by the exons ATGGGCGACCAAGGCGGATCGTTTGTCGCGGTTAGGCGGATCTCACAAGGGCTGGAGCGGAGCAGCGGTTACCATTCCACATCTG CTGAGGTTGTGGCAGGATCAGCAGCATGGCTTGGAAGAGGCCTTTCTTGTGTTTGTGCTCAAAGAAGAGAGAATGATGCCCGTTCATCGTTTGAACTAACCCCTTTGCAG GAAGAATATTTGCACAGGCTACAGAGCCGCATAGAAGTCACCTATGATAGTTCAAAGCCAGAGCATCAG GAAGCCTTGAGGGCTCTCTGGCATGCTGCTTTTCCTGAAGAAGAACTTCGGGGCTTAATATCTGAACAGTGGAAGGAAATGGGTTGGCAAGGAAAGGACCCATCTACGGATTTCAG GGGTGGTGGTTTCATATCTCTGGAGAACTTATTGTTCTTTGCCAAGACCTTTCCG AAATCCTTCCAGGATCTTCTCCGGAAGCAGGAAGGTGATCGAGCTATGTGGGAGTACCCATTTGCTGTAGCTGGCGTGAACATCACATTCATGCTCATTCAGATGCTTGATCTCCAAGCTG CTAAACCTCGGACAATGATGGGGGCAGTTTTCTTAAAGCTACTTTCGG TCGGTGATGAAATCCACACGCCGTCAGCTGGAAAGAGAGCTGCTGCTTGA
- the LOC131248053 gene encoding nucleoside diphosphate kinase 1: MEQSFIMIKPDGVQRGLVGEIISRFEKKGFSLKGLKLISVERPFAEKHYEDLSSKPFFSGLVDYIISGPVVAMVWEGKNVVTTGRKIIGATNPSDSAPGTIRGDFAVDIGRNVIHGSDSVESARKEIALWFPDGTVTWQSCLHSWVYE; the protein is encoded by the exons ATGGAGCAGAGCTTTATCATGATCAAGCCCGATGGTGTTCAAAGAGGCCTg GTTGGCGAGATTATCAGCAGATTTGAGAAGAAGGGCTTCTCTCTTAAAG GTTTGAAGCTGATAAGCGTAGAACGTCCGTTCGCCGAGAAGCACTACGAAGATCTGTCTTCGAAGCCATTCTTCTCCGGCCTTGTCGATTACATCATCTCCGGCCCGGTGGTTGCGATGGTTTGGGAAGGTAAGAATGTCGTCACGACTGGCCGGAAGATCATCGGGGCGACCAACCCTTCTGATTCTGCCCCTGGTACCATCCGTGGCGATTTTGCAGTCGATATCGGCAG GAATGTCATCCATGGGAGCGATTCTGTTGAGAGTGCAAGGAAAGAGATTGCTTTGTGGTTCCCCGATGGCACTGTCACCTGGCAGAGCTGCCTCCACTCTTGGGTCTATGAGTAA